The proteins below are encoded in one region of archaeon BMS3Bbin15:
- the ada gene encoding bifunctional transcriptional activator/DNA repair enzyme Ada, with protein sequence MQKIFSYLGFEVLVRFSKGRLVRVELTGRRSNATELPDFKPGLSTFGHFDSSVMKAAMKIPVGRVTTYMALADAAGRQKAARAAGNVMAKNPYAIVVPCHRVIRSDLSLGGYFYGTEIKRGLLEGEGVKFKGDKVEKEFVIEIHG encoded by the coding sequence TCGGTTTTGAAGTGCTTGTAAGGTTTTCAAAAGGAAGGTTAGTCAGGGTAGAGCTCACAGGAAGAAGAAGTAATGCTACTGAGCTGCCAGATTTCAAGCCTGGTCTTTCTACTTTCGGCCATTTTGATAGTAGTGTTATGAAGGCTGCGATGAAAATTCCAGTGGGCAGGGTTACAACCTATATGGCTCTTGCAGATGCGGCTGGAAGACAGAAGGCTGCAAGGGCGGCTGGCAATGTTATGGCAAAGAACCCCTATGCCATTGTTGTACCCTGTCACAGAGTAATAAGGAGTGATTTAAGCTTGGGAGGTTATTTTTATGGCACAGAAATAAAGAGAGGCCTTCTGGAGGGAGAGGGAGTGAAATTTAAAGGTGATAAGGTGGAGAAGGAGTTTGTTATTGAAATTCATGGATGA
- a CDS encoding nucleotidyltransferase domain protein, whose translation MSPRSIGEIKELLEKYKEELKRKYKIKEIGIFGSYVREEQKETSDIDILVEFGNDAELSLLDFIGIEQELSDLLGVKVDLVEKKTLKPYIGEHIKREVVYL comes from the coding sequence ATGTCTCCAAGAAGTATTGGTGAGATAAAAGAACTTTTGGAAAAATATAAAGAAGAGCTAAAAAGGAAGTATAAAATAAAAGAGATAGGCATTTTTGGTTCTTATGTCAGAGAAGAGCAGAAAGAGACAAGTGATATAGACATCCTTGTTGAATTTGGGAATGATGCTGAGCTCAGCCTCCTCGATTTTATTGGAATTGAGCAGGAACTGAGCGATTTGCTGGGGGTTAAAGTTGACCTGGTGGAAAAGAAAACCCTCAAGCCCTATATAGGGGAACACATTAAAAGGGAGGTCGTCTACCTTTGA
- a CDS encoding McrBC 5-methylcytosine restriction system component — protein sequence MARSSYKNKKIKLIIDTKYKLYIKSSNQDIYQMMAYGIAGKCSEIVLLYPKTENFTEPNENPITISLHSDECQTKCELPRELNIYIKTVDLMKESLKDSKDEIINELKPFIPYHSKFLL from the coding sequence GTGGCGAGGTCAAGTTATAAAAATAAAAAAATAAAGCTCATAATAGATACAAAATACAAGCTTTACATAAAATCTTCTAATCAAGACATCTACCAGATGATGGCTTATGGAATAGCCGGAAAATGTTCTGAGATTGTGCTACTCTATCCAAAAACTGAAAACTTCACTGAACCCAATGAAAATCCCATTACTATATCACTTCACAGCGATGAATGTCAAACAAAATGTGAGCTTCCCAGGGAGTTGAATATTTATATTAAAACTGTTGATTTGATGAAAGAAAGCCTTAAAGATAGTAAAGACGAAATAATAAATGAGTTAAAACCTTTCATTCCATATCATTCAAAATTTCTTTTATAA